A window of Castanea sativa cultivar Marrone di Chiusa Pesio chromosome 1, ASM4071231v1 contains these coding sequences:
- the LOC142622223 gene encoding zinc-finger homeodomain protein 8-like: protein MTLDVRAMDLTPTITTTNNTTAINNTAAKSPEAESETPTRIQPSKPLSFSNGVLKRHNPHHHHHHQHHFTSPQLVVTYRECLKNHAASLGGHALDGCGEFMPSQSATPADPTSLKCAACGCHRNFHRREPDDPIPTSQTTHVIEYQPHHRHHPPPPPQPPQSQPQLPLNRSPNSASPPPISSSYFPSSAPHMLLALSGGLTAPPDTPTGHNNAILTPSPNARKRFRTKFSQDQKEKMHQFADSVGWKMQKRDEELVQEFCNKVGVDKGVLKVWMHNNKNTFGKRDVNGGGAGNSNNILEHTHNGNNINSNGNNNSNNNSNLGENLNHYQSDSGAHGGATNGSSSSS, encoded by the coding sequence atgacccTAGATGTTAGAGCCATGGACTTAACCCCTacaatcaccaccaccaacaacaccACCGCCATCAATAATACTGCAGCAAAATCCCCAGAAGCTGAAAGTGAAACACCAACCCGGATCCAACCTTCAAAGCCTCTATCTTTCTCAAATGGTGTACTCAAACGCCACAACcctcatcaccatcaccatcatcaaCATCACTTTACAAGTCCACAACTTGTTGTTACCTACAGAGAATGCCTTAAAAACCATGCAGCTTCTTTAGGAGGCCATGCTTTAGATGGGTGTGGTGAGTTTATGCCTTCACAATCAGCCACCCCAGCTGACCCAACTTCACTCAAATGTGCTGCTTGTGGTTGCCATAGAAATTTCCATCGCAGAGAGCCTGATGACCCGATTCCCACTTCACAAACCACTCATGTAATTGAGTATCAACCTCACCATCGCCACCaccctccaccaccaccacaaccaccacaatcACAGCCACAGTTACCTTTAAATAGAAGCCCCAATTCAGCTTCACCACCACCAATTTCATCTTCCTATTTCCCCTCCTCAGCACCGCACATGCTTTTAGCTCTATCTGGGGGTTTAACTGCTCCACCAGATACCCCAACTGGGCATAATAATGCTATACTGACCCCAAGCCCCAATGCAAGGAAGAGATTCAGGACCAAGTTCAGCCAGGATCAGAAAGAGAAGATGCACCAGTTTGCTGACAGTGTTGGATGGAAGATGCAAAAGAGAGATGAGGAATTGGTGCAAGAGTTTTGCAATAAAGTTGGGGTTGATAAGGGTGTGTTAAAGGTTTGGATGCACAACAATAAGAACACGTTTGGGAAGAGAGATGTGAATGGTGGCGGTGCCGGGAACAGTAACAACATTCTTGAACACACCCACAATGGCAACAACATCAACAGCAATGgaaacaacaacagcaacaacaacagcaacctTGGAGAGAATCTGAATCACTACCAGAGTGATAGTGGAGCTCATGGTGGTGCTACTAATGggtcatcttcatcttcttga